The sequence CGTAAGGTGTTGAGCCGACCAGTACTAATAACCCGTTTGACTTGACCTCTTAAACCATGTTGTCAAATTTGATTTTTAATAAAAGTATGTTATAATTTTCCAAAGGGGAATATCTTATTCCCCTTTTATCTATTTTTGAGGAGTATCAAGAGATGAGAGAAAAAGATATCTTTGAGGAAATTATAGAAAGAAGCAAGAGACGTGGGGTTATTACCTACGATGAGATAAATGATGCCCTTCCATCAGAATATTTTTCTCCTGATGAAATAGAAGATCTGATGGATTTACTGCATGATATGGGTGTAAAGGTAGTGGACTACGAGACCGCACCTGCTATAAGGGAAGAGGCTGAGGAGATTGAAGAATACGAAAGAGCTGAAGACTTAGTGCAGGCTTATTTCCATTCAATGGGTGATATTACTATACTTACCAAGGATGAAGAGACAGAGCTTGCAAAGAAATACGAAGAAGGCAGGGAGATAATAAAGGAGATTATTACAAGTCTGCCACTTTATAAAAAGATTCTCGCAGATCTTGAAAAAGAGTCTGAAGAGGGAGAAGAAAGCATCCCACCAGAAGATCGACCTGATGAAGCCCTTCACAGGGCGAGACTGAAATTTGAAGACCTTATGGAGAAACTTTCTGACATAGATAGAAGGCTCAACAAGTATGGTTCTCTTAAGGATCTCAAAAAAAGTATAAATGAAAAGAAAAAAGCAGGAGCAAATATCACAAAGCTTGAGCAGCTTGCAAAGGAAGTTCAGGCAGAATACAGGGCGATAGAGCAGGAGCTCGGTGTAAAGGTTGAAGACCTTAAAGCAATGTGGGACAGGTATGTTAAGGCAAAGGTACTTGCTGAAACTGCGAAGAATGAACTTATTACAAGAAACTTGAGACTTGTGGTAAATATTGCAAAAAACTATGTTGGAAGAGGGCTACCGCTTCTTGACCTGATACAGGAAGGAAACATAGGCCTTATGAAGGCTGTAGATAAATTTAAATACGAGAAAGGATTTAAATTCAGTACTTATGCTACCTGGTGGATAAGACAGGCCATAACGAGGGCTCTTATTGATCAGACAAAGACTATTCGCGTACCCGTGCATATGATGGAGTTTTATAACAGGGTTACAAAAGCCTCAAGGGAGCTTACACAGGAGCTCGGCAGAGAACCGACCAATGATGAGATTGCCAAGAAGCTTGGTGTACCTGTAAGAAAGGTTGAGGAAGTATTCAGAGCAATCCAAGATCCAATCGGGCTTCAGACTCCTGTAGGAGATGAAGATACCGAGCTTGAGGATTTTATCGGAGACAAAAATAGTCCGTCACCTTATAATGATGCTGAAAAAAGTGAGCTTTCTGAATATATACAGAGGGTATTGAAGACCCTTTCACCAAAGGAAGAGAAGGTTATCAGGATGAGATTTGGAATAGGTGTTGACAGAGATCATACCCTTGAAGAAGTTGGCAGATATCTTGCCATAACAAGGGAAAGAGTGAGGCAGATTGAGGCAAAGGCCCTCAGGAAACTAAAACATCCAAGCAGGTTAAGGGTTCTGAAAAACATAACTAGTTAAAAAGGCCGATGTTATTCGGCCCTTTTTATCAGTCATCGTCGAGTTTATATCCATAAAGTGCTTCCTTCAGTGCTGTTGTAAGGGTAATATAGGTATAGGGCTTTTCAAGAAAAGCTGCAACATCCTGTCCAAGAAGTTCTTCTAAATGAGACCTCAGGCCATATCCGGTTGAGATGATAATCTTCTGTTCAGGATTTAACTCCTTTATCTTTTTAAAAACCTCAAGCCCGTTTAATCTTGGAAGTATAAGATCAAGTATAACAAGATCCAGATTCCCTCTTTCCCGCCTGTAAATTTCGATAGCCTCGAGCCCGTCTGATGCTTCAAACACTTCATAGCCAATTTCCTCAAGTGTTTTCCTAGTGAATGATCTTATAGATTTTTCATCTTCAATAATAAGTATTCTTCCCTTGGACTTTTCTGGTTGAGTAAATTCCCCCATCTCTTTCACTCCCTCCTTTAATTCACCCTCCAAAAGAGGCAAATATATTATAAACTGTGAGCCCTTTTTAGGACTACTCTCCACAGTGATAAATCCTCCATGGTTTTGAATAACCCCATAAGCCATGGCAAGACCCATTCCAGTACCTTTGCCAACCTCCTTAGTTGTGAAAAAGGGCTCAAAGATATGTTTCATGGTCTCTTCATCCATACCAGTGCCTGTATCAGTTACGCTTAAAGCTGCGTATTTTATGGGTCTTGCATCATGATGAAGCAATTCATCGGGTTTTATTTTTTTCTCAAAGGTCTCTATTGTGAGCAGTCCTCCTTCAGGCATTGCATCCCTGGAATTAACACAGAGATTAAGTATGACGTTTGTAAGCTGACTTCTGTCTCCTTCAATAAGAAGTCCCTTTTCATTAAGATTAAGTTTTATTTCTATATTCCTCTCAAAGGTTCTTGATATAATTTTATAAACATCCTGAACAAGATCATTAATGTTTAATATTTCCACTATATATTTTCCCTTTCTTGCATATCCCAGCAGTTGTTTTGTAAGTTCAGCTGCTCTTATGGAAGTTTTCTCTATCACCTCAAGGGCATTATAGGATGGATGCTCTTTTGGTGTATTCATCTTGAGTAAAGAGGCATAACCGAGTATTGCCTG comes from Thermodesulfovibrionales bacterium and encodes:
- a CDS encoding sigma-70 family RNA polymerase sigma factor, which translates into the protein MREKDIFEEIIERSKRRGVITYDEINDALPSEYFSPDEIEDLMDLLHDMGVKVVDYETAPAIREEAEEIEEYERAEDLVQAYFHSMGDITILTKDEETELAKKYEEGREIIKEIITSLPLYKKILADLEKESEEGEESIPPEDRPDEALHRARLKFEDLMEKLSDIDRRLNKYGSLKDLKKSINEKKKAGANITKLEQLAKEVQAEYRAIEQELGVKVEDLKAMWDRYVKAKVLAETAKNELITRNLRLVVNIAKNYVGRGLPLLDLIQEGNIGLMKAVDKFKYEKGFKFSTYATWWIRQAITRALIDQTKTIRVPVHMMEFYNRVTKASRELTQELGREPTNDEIAKKLGVPVRKVEEVFRAIQDPIGLQTPVGDEDTELEDFIGDKNSPSPYNDAEKSELSEYIQRVLKTLSPKEEKVIRMRFGIGVDRDHTLEEVGRYLAITRERVRQIEAKALRKLKHPSRLRVLKNITS